ACGTCGAACGGGCGGTCGTGTCGGCCGACGGCCTGGTGGCCGTACCCGACGGGGTCGACCTGCGGAACGCGGCGGCGGTCCTGCACGACGGTCTCACCGCCCTGGCACTGGCCGACATCGTCAAGATCACCGCAGGGGACCGGGTGCTGGTGACGGCGGCCGGTGGTGGCCTGGGCGCCATCCTCGTCCAGCTCGCGTCCGCAGCCGGCGCGACCGTGGTGGCGGCCGCCCGGGGCGCCGCCAAGCTCGACCGGATCGGCGAACTCGGCGCCGACGTGTTGGTCGACTACTCCACGCCGGACTGGACCGACCGGGTCTGGGACGCGACCGGGGGCCTCGACGTGGTCCTGGACGGTGCCGGCGGAGACTACGGGCGGGCCGCGTTCGATCTGGTCAGGGCCGGCGGCCGGTTCTCGGCGCACGGCACTCCCGCCGGCGCGTTCGCCACTGTCGATCCGGACGTTGCCAAGGCCCGGGACATTTCTGCGACCGGCATCGAGGCCGTCCAGCTCCGTCCGGAGCAGGCCCGTGGCTACCTGGTACGGGCGCTCGACGAGGTGGCGGCGGGTCGGATCACTCCACTGATCGGCCAGACCTTCCCGTTGGAGCGCGCCGCCGACGCCCACGCCGCGATCGAGAACCGCACAGCGGTGGGCAAGACACTGCTGCTGATCTGAGCCCGCCGTCGTCGCGGCGCGGCGCGTCGCGACGACGACGGCCCGGCGGGACGGTCGGCTCGGATCAGAAGACGGTGCCGACGTCGCGGGCCACCACGTCGTCGAGGCAGCGCTCGGCGAGCGCGGCGATGGTCAGCGCCGGGTTGCAGGCCGCGGTGGAGCCGGGGACCAGGGCACCATCCACGACGTACATCCCGGGATAGCCGGCCACCCGGCCGAAGCCGTCGCAGGCCTGGCCGAGGACCGCACCGCCGAGCGGATGGAAGGTGTACGCCTCCAGCCCGTTCATGTCCAGCAGCCCGTACGGCGCGGCGGCGGCCAGCGAGAGCAGCCCGTCGAGTACGCCGATCCCGGTCGGCGGTGGCACCGGGCCGGGCGTGCTGGACGCGGTGACCAGCTGCCGCAGGGCGGCCCGGATCGCCCGCTGGGCGGCGAGGTCACCGTCGGGCGGCCAGATCAGCCGGACGTCGTCGGTCAGCGGAACGTACTCGAAGCGGCCGACCGGATCGCAGATCCCGAATCCGGGTACCGGCATCGCGTGGGTCTCCACCGGAAACGGCGTCGGTCCGAACTCGATGGTGACCGCGTTGTCCGGATCGTCCCAGCGCATCACGGCGACGCTGGTCGGGCCGCCCTGGTACGCCCCGGTCGGCTCGGGCACCAGCGCCCGCAGGTAGATCCGTGAGCCGTTGTTGCCCCAGTGCCGGCCGACCTGGTCTGACAGCCTCGGCAACGCCCCGCTGTCCCGGGCCCGCACCAGCATCCGGGAGGTGCCCATCGAACCGGCGGCGAAAAACAGCGCGTCACCGGTGAGTACCACGTGCTCCAGCAGGTTCCCGTCGGCGTCGATGTGCCGGGCCCGGACGACGTACCGGCCCTGCGCGTCGGTCGACACGTCGGTCACCACGTGCAGCGGCCTGACCTCGGCCAACCCGGTCGCCTCCGCCCAGGCCAGGTAGTTGCGGTCCACCGAGGTACGCGCCCCGCTGTTGATCCCGGTCAGGTACTCGCCGATCGACGCCGAGGGCACCGCGTTCCCGGCGAGTTCGTCGCGGACCACGGACCAGTCGCACGCCTCGTCGATCCGGCCGGCCGGCAGTCCGGCCCGGCGCGCCTGGTCGAGGAAGAGCCGGGTGCCGGCGTACCGCTGGTGGGCCAGGACGTCGTCCGGAACGGTGCCGACCCCGATCCGGGACCGGGCCCGGGGGTAGTAGCGGTCGTTCATCTCCTGGTAGTCGACCCCGGCGGGCATCACCCGGTCGAACACCGCCTCGGCGGGTTGCAGCATCACGCCGTCGACCAGGGAGAGGCCGCCGACCCCGGCACCGGTGATCACGTTCATGCCCTGCCCGACGATCTTCTCGAACAGCCCCGCGTACGGCCGGTACACCGTCGGCGGCATGCCCGGGTAGACCGGTGTCGGCGTGAACCACGACGACCTGCGGTCGGGACTCAGGAACGGTGGGAAGGTGTCCCCGGCCGGGGTGATCGGCCAGCGTCGACCCCGCTCCAGCACGACGCTGCGTACGCCGGCCTCGGCCAGCCGGTACGCGGCGACCGCCCCGCCGTACCCGCTGCCGATCACGATCACCCGGTGCCGCTCCTCGACGGTCCGGACGGCGGCCAGCCCGGCGGCAGCGGCGGCGACGCCAGCGGTGAGTCCGAGGAAGTCCCGGCGGGTGAGGTCGGTGGCCACGAACGTCCCCGTCCAGTAGAAGGTCGGCGGGGGAGAGGGCGGGCCCTCGCCATGAGCAACAGTGTGACCCGTCGATGGGTACCCCGCACGGCGAGCGGATCGGGGGACGCCGGTCAGCCGGGCTCTACACTCCCGACGGGAGGGAAGACATGATCGATCAGCGGATGGTCGACCGTCGGTGGTTGCAGGCGGCGATCGACATGTCCCGGCTCTGCCCCGCCACCGTCACCGCCTACGCGGTCGGCGCGATCGTCGTCGACCGGGACGGGACCGAGTTGGCCCGGGGGTACTCCCGGGAGACGGGTCCGTTCCTGCACGCCGAACAGCAGGCTCTGGCCAAGCTCGACGGCATCCCGCCGGACCTGTCCGGCGCGACCATGTACTCCTCGCTGGAGCCGTGCACCACCCGCGGCTCCTTCCACCGTACGTGCACCGAACTGATCGTCGAGGCG
The nucleotide sequence above comes from Plantactinospora soyae. Encoded proteins:
- a CDS encoding zinc-binding dehydrogenase, whose translation is MRVIEVARFGGPEVLVPGEAADPVAGAGEVVVAVEVADVLWLETMVRGGHGGEVFPVQPPYRPGVGVAGTVAAVGPGVDPGWVGRRVVAATGYQNGYVERAVVSADGLVAVPDGVDLRNAAAVLHDGLTALALADIVKITAGDRVLVTAAGGGLGAILVQLASAAGATVVAAARGAAKLDRIGELGADVLVDYSTPDWTDRVWDATGGLDVVLDGAGGDYGRAAFDLVRAGGRFSAHGTPAGAFATVDPDVAKARDISATGIEAVQLRPEQARGYLVRALDEVAAGRITPLIGQTFPLERAADAHAAIENRTAVGKTLLLI
- a CDS encoding GMC oxidoreductase, whose product is MATDLTRRDFLGLTAGVAAAAAGLAAVRTVEERHRVIVIGSGYGGAVAAYRLAEAGVRSVVLERGRRWPITPAGDTFPPFLSPDRRSSWFTPTPVYPGMPPTVYRPYAGLFEKIVGQGMNVITGAGVGGLSLVDGVMLQPAEAVFDRVMPAGVDYQEMNDRYYPRARSRIGVGTVPDDVLAHQRYAGTRLFLDQARRAGLPAGRIDEACDWSVVRDELAGNAVPSASIGEYLTGINSGARTSVDRNYLAWAEATGLAEVRPLHVVTDVSTDAQGRYVVRARHIDADGNLLEHVVLTGDALFFAAGSMGTSRMLVRARDSGALPRLSDQVGRHWGNNGSRIYLRALVPEPTGAYQGGPTSVAVMRWDDPDNAVTIEFGPTPFPVETHAMPVPGFGICDPVGRFEYVPLTDDVRLIWPPDGDLAAQRAIRAALRQLVTASSTPGPVPPPTGIGVLDGLLSLAAAAPYGLLDMNGLEAYTFHPLGGAVLGQACDGFGRVAGYPGMYVVDGALVPGSTAACNPALTIAALAERCLDDVVARDVGTVF
- a CDS encoding deaminase, whose protein sequence is MDQRMVDRRWLQAAIDMSRLCPATVTAYAVGAIVVDRDGTELARGYSRETGPFLHAEQQALAKLDGIPPDLSGATMYSSLEPCTTRGSFHRTCTELIVEARIRRVVVAMREPPVFADCVGIELLGKAGIEVTVLPEFAGQVKAINAAVIATAPGARAPSTG